Genomic segment of Desulfallas thermosapovorans DSM 6562:
TTGACGCAATCTCTAACGGAACAGACCAGGTTTTCTCCGGTCAATTGGCTTAATAGGGGTGCCACATCATAAACACATCTTTTTTTCCCGGCACAGTCAGGTATAGTTAATTCCACCTCCAGGCCATGAATGCCAGGATATAACGACAGGGAAGCCACGGATATACCGGACTGCTTTAAACTCTGCTTTAAATATTCCCCGCGGCGCCACCAGTTTTCGTTTCCCGCCATGAGCTCCCGGGCTATATTATCAATTACCCCGCGCATACCCTGCAGTTGCACGGATACCAGTTCCCGGCTCTCCTGCATGCTCTGGTACCAGAATTGCTGCATGCGCCATAATCGGTAACTGCAGTTTATGGCCGTAACCAATTCCCGGGGGCACGAGCAGCGCAGGCGCAACCGTTTATCCAGGTCTTCCGGTGTCACCCGCCCGTTAATTTGGGCTGCCGCAAAACAGCTTTCCACGTTTCGATAGGTGAGCTGGTATTCCCGCTCCCAGCACACCTTATACATGGCGCAGCCATCACAGACCATGTTTTTTACTTCGTTAATCGACGCCTGCCACCCGGCCTCATGCCCCCCGGGCTCAAGGGCACCGCCAACCTGGTCATAGATACAGGAAATTTCCTCAAATATTGCCCCCAATTGCTTTAAACGGCCTTCCATGTTATCGGTTTCATCCTGGCTCGACCGGGTTGCCGCTACCCAGGGACCGGCCAGGGGCATATTTTTTTGCATCGCTGCAAAAACGGTTTCGGGCAGCAGTAAAAATACCAGCCCCGCCAACGCCGCTTCCACCATCAGGCCGGCTATATCCCGGCCGCTGCCCAGGTAAACGGTAAGCAGCGTGCTACCCAGCAAGAAACCGGCCAGCACCCCTATCCGCTTCATACCCCGGCACAAGCCGCCCAGGAAACCGGCAAAGGCAAATGCACCCAGCGCCGCAGGGGAAACAGTGAATACCAGGCCGGGCAACACCCCGATAATGGCCCCGGCAGCCGCCCCGAGACCGGCACCCCCGGCATACCCGGCCGCAAGCACCGTTAAAGCGGCCAAAATACCACCGGGACTAACCATGCCCCAGCGCATCTGCCCGGCCGCGGCCACTATACTTACCAGCAAGATTACGAAACAAAAAATTTGCTCCACCGTCACCCGCTCACCGGCGGCATGTCCCCGCAGGCCGCCAAAGGCCGACCAGTAGGCCACCGCCAGCAACGCCGCAAAAATCGCCTCAAAAAGCACCCTGATATACTCATAGGTGGTAGGCCCGGTAATGGCCACATAACCGG
This window contains:
- the spoIIE gene encoding stage II sporulation protein E; its protein translation is MFEKAGVYLQQRSQAKEENFYHNLNAGRPKASRLHIFTGWRLKDGTGLVALLAAGFLLGRAFLLGELLPFGVALVAAGFVCYRKYALAALAGAVLGLYAVVPGWEFAVRVAALVAVSVAVLSLPQRPGGQRLWLGGLVFAVQVVVGTGYVAITGPTTYEYIRVLFEAIFAALLAVAYWSAFGGLRGHAAGERVTVEQIFCFVILLVSIVAAAGQMRWGMVSPGGILAALTVLAAGYAGGAGLGAAAGAIIGVLPGLVFTVSPAALGAFAFAGFLGGLCRGMKRIGVLAGFLLGSTLLTVYLGSGRDIAGLMVEAALAGLVFLLLPETVFAAMQKNMPLAGPWVAATRSSQDETDNMEGRLKQLGAIFEEISCIYDQVGGALEPGGHEAGWQASINEVKNMVCDGCAMYKVCWEREYQLTYRNVESCFAAAQINGRVTPEDLDKRLRLRCSCPRELVTAINCSYRLWRMQQFWYQSMQESRELVSVQLQGMRGVIDNIARELMAGNENWWRRGEYLKQSLKQSGISVASLSLYPGIHGLEVELTIPDCAGKKRCVYDVAPLLSQLTGENLVCSVRDCVNWEQGDFCTFRLYPDPVYQLGIGLARCPGKGNEISGDSCALMPLADGRLALFISDGMGSGAGAAAESKTTLALLQKLLKAGYSRDLAIRMVNAVMMRHMPGDNFATVDMSVIDLYDGKLEMVKIGASPSFLVRQNRVRVVRSSSLPVGIVDDINIFVEQGAIDRGDMLVMVTDGVSDAYPGKGEDEEWIASVLEEIIDLPPQEVAELILRLAISGNSGQRAADDMTVLVARLESSF